In Chrysoperla carnea chromosome 2, inChrCarn1.1, whole genome shotgun sequence, the following proteins share a genomic window:
- the LOC123293052 gene encoding uncharacterized protein LOC123293052: MTKSSCLQCRLISSSNVVPSDENEATASFGKATKDYLESTSQSLIVLLIMIAVLLFILTYCLWGTPWCRYFCRRRLFPCFYAPDDMTISSGSVTPRTYSSTGGVNNSRAYRGAPTIILLPQGRMLVVDGSIIAQFRADTQGVDLMELGQSIAWQRHQSTPSILSSGTTDSKDGLNQIIPLTRFSPPSYESLFGNQAALESVLYDLPPSYSEINFQLQQLNNAISREFSSLSNGQRQRTFYTSETNLSRAQNTDGRRYRSADLLENHNETERNNGTSTIISTTLNVKQQSEGDIIDSTNILLNRNNQDVSNRIVFRSNPIVNLEPFIVRDISMSQQQQQTINSSSNNETAQINNNAHFTINVENSNSSRTNESEQNNSDEQRSTITSSRIQFDENIRESRV; the protein is encoded by the exons atgACAAAATCTTCTTGTTTACAAT gtcgACTGATTTCGTCCTCTAATGTAGTGCCTTCAGACGAAAATGAAGCGACCGCATCATTTGGCAAAGCCACAAAAGATTATCTGGAGAGTACTTCTCAAAGTTTAATCGTGCTACTAATTATGATTGcagttcttttatttattttaacatactGTTTATGGGGTACACCATGGTGTCG ATATTTTTGTCGCCGTCGATTATTCCCATGTTTTTATGCCCCCGATGATATGACAATATCATCTGGCTCTGTCACACCACGCACATATTCCAGTACAGGTGGTGTAAATAATTCAAGAGCATATCGTGGCGCACCAACTATTATTCTATTACCACAAGGTCGAATGTTGGTTGTGGATGGATCAATTATTGCACAATTTCGTGCAGACACACAAGGTGTTGATCTAATGGAATTAGGTCAAAGTATTGCATGGCAACGTCATCAAAGTACACCAAGTATTTTATCATCAGGAACAACTGATTCAAAGGATggtttaaatcaaattataccATTAACACGATTTTCACCTCCGTCGTATGAGAGTTTATTTGGAAATCAAGCG GCTTTAGAATCAGTTCTGTACGATCTTCCACCATCATacagtgaaataaattttcaattacaacAATTAAATAATGCAATTAGTAGAGAATTTAGTAGTTTAAGTAACGGCCAACGTCAACGAACCTTTTACACAAGTGAAACGAATTTATCTCGTGCACAAAATACCGACGGACGGCGTTATCGTAGTGCtgatttattggaaaatcatAATGAAACCGAACGAAATAATGGAACATCAACGATCATCTCAACAACATTAAATGTCAAACAGCAAAGTGAAGGTGATATTATCGATAGCacgaatatattattaaatcgtAATAATCAAGACGTTTCAAATCGTATAGTATTTAGATCGAATCCAATTGTTAATTTAGAACCGTTTATTGTTCGAGATATTTCGATgtctcaacaacaacaacaaacgaTCAATTCAAGTAGTAATAATGAGACtgcacaaataaataataacgcACATTTTACAATCAATGTAGAAAATAGTAATTCTAGTAGAACAAATGAATCAGAACAGAATAATTCTGATGAACAACGCTCAACTATAACTAGTAGTCGTATACAATTCGATGAAAATATTCGTGAAAGTCgagtgtaa
- the LOC123293846 gene encoding 1,5-anhydro-D-fructose reductase yields MACKINIDLGNGKQMPALGFGTWQATDAELENALESALEAGYRHIDTAYVYENEAVIGRVLTKWIKDGRLKREDLFIVTKLPPTGNKPSGVEKFLTRSLKNLNVDYLDLYLVHTPFTFAERGEDIHPFNENGEILIDTSTDHVAVWKEMEKQLKAGKTKSIGISNFNKKQIERILSNCEIKPSNLQIELHLYFQQNELVNYCKGKGITITAYSPLGAPGIGVLLKKLNAAKEIPDELANETVKKIAEKYNVTPAQILLRYTVQRGIAAIPKSINPTRIKANISIFHFELDNGDITELKALDQGSSGRVCDFKFFKGIDKHPEYPFPECL; encoded by the exons ATGGcctgtaaaattaatattgatctTGGCAATGGAAAACAAATGCCGGCATTAGGCTTTGGTACATGGCAA GCAACAGATGCAGAGTTAGAAAATGCGTTAGAGAGTGCACTTGAAGCTGGATATCGACATATTGATACAGCTTATGTCTATGAAAATGAAGCTGTTATTGGAAGAGTTTTAACTAAATGGATAAAGGACGGTCGTCTTAAGAGAGAAGATCTTTTTATTGTCACCAAGTTACCACCGACTGGAAACAa accATCAGGAGTTGAGAAATTTCTAACAAGATCATTAAAGAACTTAAATGTGGATTATCTCGATTTATATTTAGTTCACACACCATTTACATTTGCTGAAAGAGGTGAAGACATTCATCCATTTAATGAAAACGgggaaattttaattgatacttCGACAGATCATGTTGCAGTTTGGAAG gaaatggaaaaacaattaaaggcgggtaaaacaaaatcaataggaatatcaaattttaataaaaaacaaattgaacgAATTCTATCAAATTGTGAAATAAAACCatcaaatttacaaattgaattgcatttatattttcaacaaaatgaaTTGGTCAATTACTGTAAAGGGAAAGGAATTACAATTACTGCGTATTCACCATTAGGGGCACCTGGTATTGGAGTTCTACTCAAGAAATTAAATGCTGC caaagAAATACCAGACGAACTGGCAAATGAAACTGTAAAGAAAATCGCTGAAAAATATAACGTTACTCCTGCTCAG atTCTTTTACGTTATACTGTTCAACGAGGCATTGCAGCAATTCCAAAAAGCATAAATCCAACTCGTATTAAAGCTAATATTAGCATTTTTCACTTTGAATTGGATAACGGAGATATTACCGAACTAAAAGCTTTAGATCAAGGATCATCTGGACGTGtttgtgattttaaatttttcaaagg gatTGATAAACATCCAGAATATCCATTTCCGGAATGcctttga